A stretch of Paracoccus sp. MA DNA encodes these proteins:
- a CDS encoding DUF1501 domain-containing protein has protein sequence MLTLDRRLFLKSAALIGCSAAAHPFLNSMTFAALPGENRLVVIILRGAMDGLDAIQPYGDPMLRKLRRDLSVGPENGALDLDGFYALHPRLEPLLPLWQAGELAFAHAVSTPYRDKRSHFDGQDVLEAGTGNDLPVDRRIGGWLNRLLQATPGAKAETAYSVGVEQMRILAGEAAHLSWAPRAALTLSAQAQTLLEHVYHDDPLFRDAARDAVQIGAETLDDVGKMQGPTADAQALAAFAASRLNGESRIAAFSIPGWDSHANQPAVLGRALDRLAAAILKLREGLGPNWGRTTVLAMTEFGRTVRENGSGGTDHGTGGALLMAGGAIRGGRGYGDWPGLGEGQLYAERDLMPMRDIRAYAGWAMHGLFGIERDRLERTIFPGLELGDDPGMLA, from the coding sequence ATGCTGACACTGGACCGACGCCTGTTTCTGAAAAGCGCGGCGCTGATCGGCTGCTCGGCCGCGGCGCATCCCTTCCTGAACTCGATGACCTTCGCGGCGCTGCCGGGCGAGAACCGGCTGGTGGTCATCATCCTGCGCGGCGCCATGGACGGGCTGGACGCGATCCAGCCCTATGGCGACCCGATGCTGCGCAAGCTGCGTCGCGACCTCTCGGTGGGGCCGGAAAACGGCGCGCTGGACCTCGACGGCTTTTATGCGCTGCATCCGCGGCTCGAGCCGCTCCTGCCCTTGTGGCAGGCGGGCGAGCTGGCCTTCGCGCATGCGGTCTCGACCCCTTATCGCGACAAGCGCAGCCATTTCGACGGCCAGGACGTGCTGGAGGCCGGGACCGGCAACGACCTGCCGGTGGACCGCCGCATCGGCGGCTGGCTGAACCGGCTCTTGCAGGCCACGCCCGGCGCCAAGGCCGAGACCGCCTATTCCGTGGGCGTCGAGCAGATGCGGATCCTGGCGGGCGAGGCGGCGCATCTGAGCTGGGCGCCCCGCGCCGCGCTGACCCTGTCGGCGCAGGCGCAGACGCTGCTGGAGCATGTCTATCACGACGACCCGCTGTTTCGCGACGCGGCGCGGGACGCGGTGCAGATCGGTGCCGAGACCTTGGATGATGTCGGCAAGATGCAGGGGCCGACCGCCGATGCGCAGGCGCTGGCGGCCTTTGCGGCCAGCCGGCTGAATGGCGAAAGCCGCATCGCCGCCTTCTCGATCCCCGGCTGGGACAGCCATGCCAACCAGCCGGCGGTGCTTGGCCGGGCGCTGGACCGGCTGGCCGCGGCGATCCTGAAGCTGCGCGAGGGGCTGGGGCCGAACTGGGGCCGGACCACGGTGCTGGCCATGACCGAATTCGGCCGCACGGTGCGCGAGAACGGCTCGGGCGGCACCGATCACGGCACCGGCGGCGCCCTGCTGATGGCGGGGGGCGCGATCCGCGGCGGGCGTGGCTATGGCGACTGGCCGGGGCTGGGCGAGGGCCAGCTTTACGCCGAGCGCGACCTGATGCCCATGCGCGACATCCGCGCCTATGCCGGCTGGGCCATGCACGGGCTGTTCGGGATCGAGCGCGACCGGCTGGAGCGCACGATCTTCCCGGGCCTCGAGCTTG